The stretch of DNA tctaccttcttgtattggattgagttttctctttgaagttatcttatcggattgagtctttaaggatttgagaacacttgatgtatgtcttgcatgtacttctctatggtgacaatgggatattcacgtgatctacttgatgtatgttttcgtgatcaacttgcgggttctgtgaccttgtgaacttatgcataggggttggcacacgttttcgtcttgactctccggtagaaactttggggcgctctttaaagttctttgtgttggtttgaatagatgaatctgagattgtgtgatgcatatcgtataatcaaacccgcggatacttgtggtgacattggagtatctacgtgacattagagttttggttgatgcgTGTGTtaagtgttattttagtacgaactctagtgttatttgtgacacctataggaatagaccaatagatcgatcagaaagaataactttgaggtggtttcgtaccctacaataatctctttgtttattctccgctattagtgactttggagtgactctttgttgcacattgagggattgttatatgatctaattatgttatcattgttgagagaattcgcactagtgaaagtataaatcctaggccttgtttttaagcattgcaatgccctttttgctcacttttgttactagttacctaggccttgtttttaatcaTTGCAATGccctttttgctcacttttgttactagttaccttgccgtttttatattttcagatcacaaaaatctatatctaccatccacattgcacttatatcaccatctcttcgccgaactagtttatctatacaatttaccattgtattgagtgtgttgaggacacaagagactctttgttatttggttgcagggttatttgagagagaccattttcatcctacgtctcccacagattcataaatcttaggtcatccacttgagggaaatttgctactgccttACAAAACTTTGCACCTTGAGGCCCAAtcacgtctacaagaataaagttgtgtatgaGACATCACCAAgcgttaagagcatctccaacaggcgcccaaaAAAAGCTCCGCGCACTAAAGTTTTGTTTTTCTGGGCGCCGCACGGCTCCAGCAGATGCTGTAGCGCTAAAAGTTTTTGGGCGCGCGCTGAAAAACGCTATCACGCGCAGCATATTTTGGGCTTCGGATTACGCGCGCTTCATAATTTACACGGTGTGCTTTTTGTGCGCGCGTTTTTGGACGTCTGCAAAAGCGATGTTGGTCGCGACGCACTAAAAGTACTAAAGTCATGCGCTATAATTTTTATTGAGCGCTAAATTTTTAtgcggccgttggagatgctctaaggcttGGGTCAAGTTATCCTCCGGCAAGGCCTTGCCGTCCGGAGGGCTGCAATTGATTGCACAAATCTGAGGTACTAAGTGACTCCTAATTTAGTACAGCGACACTAGACTAAATATACATGTTACTTGGCATTTTGTAATGGACCCTAAGGAGACTAACAACCCTTAGTATTTTGTTTTAGGCTCTAGGGAACTTCACAAGCCCTGGGGCTCTTTGCAGATTTATCACCAAAAAAAAAGTACTACCATAGAAAATAATTGGTGAAGTAGACAAAGTAAGGTAAAGTTAGATTGTGTCATCGTCCTGATCGAAAGGAACAAAACGACCTTCCACACCTCGATGTATTTTTATTATACTCAGGGACGTTTGTACTGCTGGTTTGATCAATAGAATTGATGCATTTTCGTAAAAAAAAAAGGAGAGTATTTGCCAGAAAAAAAAATTATCTTCCCCGGCATGGCACGATCTGTCTTCGTCACATAAGCAGAGCCTAACACGAATTGGTAAAGTACTGGCCATACATTCTCGAACAGCGGCTTAGATTTGACATGATCCCTTCAGGAATAAAATTTCTCCAAGATCTCGACAAATGCAAAATGGATGGATGATTGCCTCCTGTTAATATTTGAAGaaacaacaagaaaacaaaaggtggCGACTGGAATCACTTTAGCTTATGGAGTAGAAACATGTAGTCGACAGGAATTTCTCCAAAAGCGTTAGAACAGGAACTCTCTAATATGAAGCACTTGCTCTGGTTGAGATGTCTTTGTTTTCTCTTCGTATTTAGCTCTAGATATTAATGGAGTACAAGATTTGCTCATATATTTCCCACTACAGTTCAGAGGACGGAGTTTATACGTTGAGATGTCTTCGTTTTCTCTTCGTATTTAGCTCTAGATATTAATAGAGTACAAAGATTTTCTCATATACTTCCGACTCCAGTCTAGAGGACGGAGTTTatatgtttttctttctttttgacgAAAATGATTAAATTTATTATAAAGATTCATCGAAAGTATAAAACACATCAAACATAAAAAAAATTATATCGAGATCCATGGACCACCGAGCGACTATTTCCGCCGTCAGAACGAGCCGCAGACGCGCCACTGTCGCTGCTTCCATACCAGAGCTGGACTGACCTTGTCAATGACAGTTGAGAAGTCTTCGTGCACGCGCCCCTAAGGACCAGCGCCCCGGAGCCGCAGTCATCGCTTTTGAATCCTTGAATAGATCTGAAAAAACTAACACCAAATATCGTCGTTGCGTACGCATGACGAGAAATCCTAGCCTCGTTGTCCCAAGGAGCTGGCAGGAATTTACGCCGAAGCTCCGTCTAATTCGTCCCAACGAACGAACTTGAGAAGGATCAGAGCCCGGAAGACTGATTCGAAGAGGAAGCGCCGCCATCCGTCCAAACGCCGTCTCTGTGAGGACTAAAGCCCTACTTATCTACTAGTCAGATTCGAGGCACCAGAAATCCTCTTCCCGCCATTGACCGCTGAAGCGGCAAGCGAAAGGGAGGCGAATCCATAAACTCGCCGGTGAAGATTGAGGGGAGGAGCGCATTCCTCCCTGGTCGATTCGCGAGCAAAGTTTATACGTTACAAGTAGCCTAACACCGGTGACGTTATTATGCCGTAAGCAAACAACAACTACATAGTACCAGGAAACATTAATCccgaagaaagaaagggaaacaattgCTTCCATGCACAGAGCAGagcattagggcatctccagccgttggccccccagggggcgtttAAAAGCGCCGtctggggtgagccggcgcaaaaaatggccctgggggCGAGTCGGTCTTCAGCCGTCGGCCCCCATGGCCGCCCCAGGCGCGtattaaaataaaaaaaaggaccgttcggcgaagttatgataaaaactagttaaatttcggtcaaacatggcaaatttcggtgaaattcgcgcattttcattacattaacctaatctaaaaagaaaggggctgaactcgtcgccgtcatcatcgtcgtcagccttatcctccttgacgcgggcgcccctgctggacccctgcctggcgtcgccatggcggactggcggcggcgcgtcgtcgtcgtcgtcactgtcgcataagacgacgaccccgtcttcatcgcggtcgcgtcggcgctcctcgaagcggcgcagggcggcgcgctggcgctccttctccttctcccggcgcgccttctccatcgcaatggagtcctggcgcgcccattctagggccgcgtcgtcgtcgtcgaactccgccttcaccggcgccagccctggctccgtcttcaccggcgctagCCCcgcctccgtctttggcttgacgaagcgcggaggagccgacgaggaggaggcgcgccggccgccctcgttgatgacgatgccgacgcTGCGAGTGCGACGACCGattggcgtctccgccgcgggctcggccttgacgccgagaagcGCCGGAGAACCGGAGAAGTGGGAAGatgagcgagaggaggaagacgaggaggaggcgaacctccttggcgcccatgcgcGTCGGTGTTGCAACGGGGCGGCCCCCGTCGCAGGATAGGTcaacggcgggttgttgccgccATCGAGGTACGCCAGCACGCCATCCAGCGtgtggccggggacgccccaccgcaggcggcgcccctcgctgttcttcgcgccgccgaccaccggcgcgtcgttggtggaggccaggcgctgctgctggaggcgctggaagtacgccgcccaagtCGCGTGATtgccggcggcgtactgggggagggagcgcTCGTCGTCGGTCAGGGAGGCGCGCCCgacctcgacctcctcggcgaagtacctGGGCTTCGCCACGACGTCGGGTAACGGGGGAACGGGCACTCCCCCGTCGCTGAGccgccaccccgtcggcccggcgcgcatgtccggcggcgccgggatgttcgcctggaacaggagccaggactcctgtttgcGGAGCGAATGTCGGCCGAAgtcgttcgccgccgcctcgtctccggggaagcgctCTGCCATGGCGACGGGCTTGGCGGTGGTAGAGAGGGGTTGCCGGTGGCGCTCGGGAGAGGAAgacagagagggagggagaggggctggacggcggcgaggggcgagtctggtgtgggcacaggcgagagaccgccggcttttatagccgctccgcgcccgtgtgtacgcgtgcgagggaggggaggcgtcggcgcgccgtcccgtgacgcgccgcccgtgaggaatcaacggcaaggctgaccggcggtagCCTTGCCATTGATTTCCCGCGTGAACCGAGGCAGTTGGGGGAAGACGAGCCGCCGTGTCGCTGACGCGActggcccgcggctttttcgcggCAAAACAGTTCGCTCCGTCGCCCCCGAGCGTCcctcagcgcgccgggttcggcctgggtccgccggcgctgttttcggtccAGGCCGGTGAAAATCGAGCTCCTGAAGATACAACGGGGCCTTTTTTCACCGCCGGTGCAAAAAAAACGCCTGACGAGACCTTTCTGAAGACGCGGCTGAAGATGCCCTTAGTTTAGGTTTGGCTTGCGTCTCCCCGTCACAGTCACACACGGTGAAGGAAAGAaacaagcaccaccaccaccacagagGCGCACAGCGGAATCCCACCCCACTAGTACGTGCCGTTGAGTGCTCCCCTCTCcccaccaccatcatcttcttccgcctgtctcctcttcctccctccatatAAACCACCGTGATCCCTGCGTGCTTCCACCATCCCCCAGCTCCGCTCCCTTCTAGTTCCCTCGGACCAGCGCGCATATATACCATACCTGTGATCTGCCACAACCCCCACCGAGATGCTGTGTGTGTGGACGACGCAGCTGGTGGCTCCAAGCACGGGAggatccatgggcgtggtgcgagcCGTGTGATCGACAAGAGTGTGCGTGCACGTAAGCATGTGCTTCGGCTGCCGTGTCCCCGCCAAGCTCTGGTGGTGAGAGTTCGAGGAGAGGCCGCGCGCGTACGTACGTGTGATCAGTCCATTCCATACTGCTGTGCCGCCCGTGTCTAGCTTCTTGCCGGCGGTCTTCATGTGGGGCGACGTGGTGGCGCTCGTCCGGCAGGgcctgcggtggcggcggcgcagggggagGAGGTCTACGGCGCGGGTGGTGGACGAGAGCGCGCTCGGCCTCGGCGCCCACGGCGATGCCGGCGCCGCCGCGGCGGTGGCGCCGAGCGTGGGCGGCGCCATGGCCAGGGCGCTCCTGGCACTGGCGTGCGCCGTCCGCTTTGACGGCGAGGACCTGCCGACGGAGGAAGCCTGGGCGGCGAGCGTATGGCGGCCACGGGCCGACGAGGTCAGCCACCTCATGGTGCGTGAGAGCATGCGCTATGCCATCTACGCGTAGGATTGTGTAAGTACAACGTCTGTACGTACGTACGATTGGGGTTACGCGTATAACTAGCTGTGTATGGTGTGTAACTAGTAAAGTATTAGAGTGATGTACTTACTTTGGATGTACGTAAaggtcaccaccaccaccactactagAGACGCCATGGCGATTGGCTTCTCTTAGCCTATGTTATGTACTAGCATATCTGAACTTCTGAAGGTTCATCTCTACATGTCAACAAAGATTCATCTCTTCTCttcctctatctctatctctctccctccctcttttaCCCTTCGGTTTCGTTCTTCATTCTTTTGACGCTCCGATTTTATCTTAATTGCTTTTAGAACTTTTAAAGGAAATAAACATTTGTCTCTAtcttatctttttttttcttttttctgatgaAGAGTGAGCATTGAGAATGTCtagacttgttagaataaatccgaggcataccgttgatcatccgaggaccaagcaatcacacgaggcacgacatcaatatggctacatcctcgtgacaccgtcacaataccgcacccggtcgccctggacaccggcacatgccgccggctttccCTGCGTTTCGGTGCTATTATGttagcataggttacatcgtgtgtctagcacCGCTATatgtgagaggcctaggatacaaatgtcctacttggacacgactccatatcctatctaaacacaatacaactacaagtccaactgtaacctaccttgtacactatattcgacacaactccaacaaactccaccttgacgaATATTCTCCACGATCCTGAATctgtccatgcgtcaaacttctATGTACATtgaacttgagcttatcccatgagtatcgctgctactccaaagattccatgtgactccacctacaacttgtagtcccttctttttttGACCactgtcaacactcgagcaaaattaaattCCTCTTTACTCTAGTGTATGCTCCCAACTTTCAGAGCTCCGTTCAacgcatcacacactgatcactgacctgcgtgaaaatgaacaactcacatattgggtgtcacacataagagttacctaaaCTCAACATTATTgctcctttcttgaccgtctgtctgaaacttgaacaaatttcaccgttgcttgtagtcatcccgagtcaaattcgcagttgtctcaccacatgtatgaccaccagagccctggcccgtttcCATGTCCCGTGCTAactgcacgcctcgccgctattaccgcgtcgagcctccactgtcccggtcgagtctcaagggtcgtgaaccacaccactcaacccccactgcagagtaccaccgatcatcaccgaccgatgacgagtttcacgtttccatcagaccactggctcCAGTCTGAACTACGTGCCTCTCGCTTTTTTCGCCtttgctgaataggcttcgattccctgaatccttacaccgtagcccctcaatccagctccaccttcgacatggctccatggtagatgatcagtccaccctcgcgccccgtcaacttcaagctccgtgtgcaccgtcttgaatcaacctcgcgccatagtcttgttgaagccacacaagccctcgggcctgtgccacgtgtttccacgccccagaagtcggtcactaTCAGCATCACGCACctatgtcgtcgtcgtcgctgacttCACCACCGTCTTCGGTACCAACCGACttacgtcgatccgtcagactgttcAGTCCGACCCAACCGAACATATCCGACTGCAATCATACTCCACCCTGCATCACAACTGCGTGCACATCTGTGCATGTCTTGGACGCCCTATGTTTGCATGATCCTGCTCAGCACGCTCCGGACTCCTCAAATCCTCAAGTGCAACTGCCATCCATACACAAACTGTGTACCAAACAAAAGGAGACCAAAAATAAAGTCTCATGTAGCCTTCCTGTATGCACCTACAAGAGGAGACCAATGACGCTAGTCAAACTCCACTCCACATACAATCACACATAGCTTTTGGACTTATCTTTCTTTC from Triticum dicoccoides isolate Atlit2015 ecotype Zavitan chromosome 6A, WEW_v2.0, whole genome shotgun sequence encodes:
- the LOC119316864 gene encoding uncharacterized protein LOC119316864, translated to MWGDVVALVRQGLRWRRRRGRRSTARVVDESALGLGAHGDAGAAAAVAPSVGGAMARALLALACAVRFDGEDLPTEEAWAASVWRPRADEVSHLMVRESMRYAIYA